Part of the Thiohalobacter sp. genome is shown below.
TCACGCAACTCAGCCGCTCCGACAACTAGGTTCCCGTCCCCTTCGTCTAGAGGCCTAGGACACCGCCCTTTCACGGCGGCGACAGGGGTTCGACTCCCCTAGGGGACGCCAATCGCGACGGGGTCCGCCAATCCGCGGGCCCCGTGGCTTCCAGCCCGCCTGACGACCCATTGACTGTCTCTTGATCACCCGGGTCGGCGATCCGTTGGAAAAAACGACCTGGCCGGCTGATTCTTGCATTCCCTCGCCGATTCTCGATCGTTCGCGGTCGCCCCTGTCCTCGTTGCTGTGCGGCCCGGCAGGCATGTTGTAGAATTCCGCCCTCGTTTCCGGGTCAGCCCGCATAGCCCGCATATTGCACCAGGGGCTGCGGATGATGGCGGATTTGCAGCCGGGCTCGGGGAGGGCTGGAACGAAAGCCGTAGCCGTCGCTACGGCTTGAGTGAAGCACCCCCGAGGCCGAGCGAAAATCCGCCAGGGCCGCAGCAGGACGCGGGCGGGCACAAATCGTACTCCGGGCCATGGGCAAAAAATCCGGTTCATTACGTACCAGGACAACAAGTTGGCTCCCGCCCGCTTCCGCCCTGGTGCAATATGCGGGATAGTGCACCCGGGCGGAAGCAGGCGGCGGGCGACACGGCCACTGGACGGTAACGGCATGTGGCCGGCAGTCCGGCTGCCCGCGGAGAAGACCATGCATTGTGTGATCTACAAGGGTCCGCGAAAGGCGGATACCTACCTGTATGTCGAGCGCGAGAACGACTTCGCGCGAGTTCCCGTCAGCCTGCTGGATCTGCTCGGACCCTTGCAGAAAGTGATGGATCTGGAGCTGTCAGCCGATCGCAGGCTCGCCCAGGCCGATGTCGACGAGGTCATGGCTGCGCTGCGCGAGCGGGGCTATTACCTGCAGCTGCCGCCCGGTGAAGAGTGCCCCGCCAACTGATCGTTCAGGACGCCAGTACCGCGCCGACTTCGGCGAAGGCGTTGGCGACCTCGCTGGTCTCGATGTCGATGCCAAGCTGGCGGCTGATCTGGGTGGTGGAGAACAGGCCACGGACCTTCTGGCGACCCTCCGGGTCGTGGTCGACCACCAGCGCATGCTGGCGGCCCATGCGTTTCAGGGTCTTGACGATGTCACCCACATTGGCCCGGGACACGTCCTCCATGTCCAGCACGTCCAGACGTGACTGGGGCGTCATGATGTCGCGAACGAAGATATCCTCGTAGCGACCGCCCACCTCCTGCAGGTATTTCATTGGCCGTTCGCCCTGCAGGTCGTTGAGGGTCACGATGCCGAGGATGGCATTGTTGTGGTCGATCACGAACAGCAGTCGCACGCCGCTGGCAATCATCTGCCGCTCGGCCTCCACCAGCGTCGCGCAGGGTCCCATGGAGATGGCGGCGACCTGCAGGAAGTCGGTCATCACGTCGCGGGCAGGATTGTTCAGGCCCACGTGTTCGGGCAGACGCTGAGGTGGGCGATGGAAGCTGGCCCCGGGTTCCAGGGCCTGGTGAGCGAGGGTGTGGTACTGACGCAGCATGGTTACCTCCCGGTGTTGTTCGGAGCCCGCCCGCATGACAGGGCGGGCTTGAGGTGTTTCTTCTATTGATAGACCATCGTTCGAAACAAGGACGCGCGACCGCTCGCAGGTCATAAGCTGGATCAATGAGGTGCCATGAGTCCCCTGTTCGACACGCATTGCCACATCGATGCCAAGGAATTCGATGCCGACCGGGCACAGGTGATCGCCGAGGCGCGTGCTGTTGGCGTAACGCGCATGCTCGTTCCCGGTGTGCTCGCCGACGGCTGGGATGCGCTGCAGTCCCTGTGCGCCTCGGAACCGGGGCTCTACCCGGCCTATGGCCTGCATCCGGTGTACTGTGACCGGCACCGGCTGGCTGACCTCGACCGGCTGGCCCGCCAGCTCGAGTCCGGGGCTCCGGTGGCCGTGGGCGAGATCGGGCTGGATTTCCAGATTCCCGCTGCCGACCGCGACGCCCAGATGCGATTGTTCGAGGCCCAGCTCGCCATGGCTCGCGATGCCGGCCTGCCGGTGGTGCTGCATGTGCGCAAGGCCCACGATGCAGTGCTCGACTGCCTGCGCCGAATCCGGGTACCGGGCGGTTTCGCACATGCCTTCAACGGCAGCGTGCAGCAGGCGGCGATCTACGAATCGCTCGGCTTCAGGCTGGGGTTCGGCGGCATGCTGACCTATGTGCGCTCCACCCGGCTGCGCAGGCTGGCGCGCGAGCTGCCGCTGGATCTGCTGGTGCTGGAAACCGATGCACCGGATCTCACCGTGGCCTCGCATCATGGCGAGCGCAACAGCCCGGCCTATCTGCCGGAATGCCTGGCCGCGCTGGCCGAGGTGAAGGACGAGGATCCGGCCGAGGTGGCCCGGATCACCACCGCCAACGCCTGTGCCGTGCTCGGGCTGGACTGTCCCGGGGACTGAATCAGGGTAGAATCGGGCCAGCGCCCCGAGAGACCCGAGCATGGATTTTCCACCCGGACTGCTTCCCGATGGCCTGGTCCGGGCCGCCAATCTGGTGGCCCTGGGCTGGCTGCTGCACGCCCTGCGCCGGGTGCCCTGGTCACGGCTGCTGAACGACAGTGGTTTCAGTCACGTGCTGTTCGGCGCCTGCGTGGCGCTGTTGGTACTGTGGAACCTGCGCGCCGGTATCCAGCCCGCGCTCAACTACCATCTGCTGGGCGCAACCACCCTGACCCTGATGGTCGGCTGGCCGCTGGCCAGTCTGGGCATGGCGGTCGTGGTGCTTGGCTCGGCGGTCAATCACGGTGAGGGCCTGGCGACCTTCGGCATCAATCTGCTGACCATGGGGCTGCTGCCCATCCTGCTCACCCAGAGCCTGTTGCAGTTTGCCCAGCGCCGGCTGCCGCACAACTTCTTTGTCTACGTCTACATCAACGCCTTTCTGGCCGGCGGCCTGGCCATGGTAACGGCAGGCGTGGCCGGGTCGCTGGTGCTGTGGGCCGCCGGCGTGCATGAGCCGGGCTGGCTGGCGGAGCGTTACCTGATCTATTTTCCCATGCTGTTCTTCTCCGAGGCACTGGCCAACGGCATGGTCACCACCATGCTGGTCGCGTTGCGCCCCGGCTGGGTGTGCAGTTTCGATGATGCCTTGTATATCGACGGAAAATGACAATTAAAAACAATCTTCAAGAGTTCATATTCAATGTCGATTATGAAGATTTCGAAGCACGGGTGATCGAAGCCTCGCGCACGCAGCCCGTAC
Proteins encoded:
- a CDS encoding YcgL domain-containing protein, whose product is MWPAVRLPAEKTMHCVIYKGPRKADTYLYVERENDFARVPVSLLDLLGPLQKVMDLELSADRRLAQADVDEVMAALRERGYYLQLPPGEECPAN
- a CDS encoding CBS domain-containing protein, translated to MLRQYHTLAHQALEPGASFHRPPQRLPEHVGLNNPARDVMTDFLQVAAISMGPCATLVEAERQMIASGVRLLFVIDHNNAILGIVTLNDLQGERPMKYLQEVGGRYEDIFVRDIMTPQSRLDVLDMEDVSRANVGDIVKTLKRMGRQHALVVDHDPEGRQKVRGLFSTTQISRQLGIDIETSEVANAFAEVGAVLAS
- a CDS encoding TatD family hydrolase, encoding MSPLFDTHCHIDAKEFDADRAQVIAEARAVGVTRMLVPGVLADGWDALQSLCASEPGLYPAYGLHPVYCDRHRLADLDRLARQLESGAPVAVGEIGLDFQIPAADRDAQMRLFEAQLAMARDAGLPVVLHVRKAHDAVLDCLRRIRVPGGFAHAFNGSVQQAAIYESLGFRLGFGGMLTYVRSTRLRRLARELPLDLLVLETDAPDLTVASHHGERNSPAYLPECLAALAEVKDEDPAEVARITTANACAVLGLDCPGD
- a CDS encoding energy-coupling factor ABC transporter permease encodes the protein MDFPPGLLPDGLVRAANLVALGWLLHALRRVPWSRLLNDSGFSHVLFGACVALLVLWNLRAGIQPALNYHLLGATTLTLMVGWPLASLGMAVVVLGSAVNHGEGLATFGINLLTMGLLPILLTQSLLQFAQRRLPHNFFVYVYINAFLAGGLAMVTAGVAGSLVLWAAGVHEPGWLAERYLIYFPMLFFSEALANGMVTTMLVALRPGWVCSFDDALYIDGK